Below is a genomic region from Triticum dicoccoides isolate Atlit2015 ecotype Zavitan chromosome 5A, WEW_v2.0, whole genome shotgun sequence.
tcttctctcatatatcttgtgcttagtattgttggactataaaatatagggggggtgttgatccgaatgtgtgtgtcgtgccatatcttggtgcacacattctggggggagcccatctatattttgtagttcttagttttctttgttttatttcttttccttgcgcaaatccctagttgtcatcaatccaccaaaaagggggagattgttacggcatatctctctcaaggtagttttgtgattgatgacaacatgtttgcggactaatcttgtgctttgaataattcacagattaTCCCTtggcacgagacgctttcttcccctcggagtgtatttcaagacggtgtagctctttcgtttctttctcggtggactagttgcgtagagggcaccgtactatcaagagggggtccgctagggtattgcatgggtggaatcatcacatacacatcagcttctcaccctccgagcatctcctttccattgaagagatctttcatctcttccttgtcctgtctgggtccaagcggtagtaccgcgcaacccagcggtagtaccgctccacaacGGTAGTACTgcccgtggctccacagcagtagtatgctgggggcctggcacctccgccttgtcctcaACATCTTTGAGAGATTCTCTCTCTCgcgcgccccagcggtagtaccgcactgcctgcggtagtacgaccgaagggtcacaagcggcagtaccgctccacagcggtagtaccgcccgtgaccccactgccgtagtaccgctgggcagtctAGCTCCTatcgcctcgattcgagaggtctttttctcgtgtcaggttttgcggcactagttatggttgtagaggcggtagtaccatttcaggagcggtagtaccgcccctaccaccgcggtagtaccgcaattGGGTCctttccctactagtctcctcagcgcggcagtaccgctggctggcgcggcagtaccgctgtcctggcggtagtaccgccccctctcagagtactgccctgtgcggggctggtgggtggggggcaacgggattgttgcccccactataaaagggagtccccttcttctctctcactcacctcttcctcccccaagctccatttattgctcaagctccattaaatgatCCAAGCTGCAttttgcccgatctatctctctagccaatcaaacttgttgatttgctcaggagtggttgagaaggccccgatctacacttccaccaagaaattttcgattcccccactcatccctagcggatcttgttactcttgggtgtttgagcaccctagacagttgaggtcaccacggagccatagtccattgtggtgaagctttgtggtcttgttgggagcctctgattaagttgtggagatagccccaaccttatttgtaaaggttcggtcgccgccttcaagggcaccaataatggaatcacggcatctcgcattgtgtgagggcgtgaggagaatacggtggccctagtggcttcttggggagcattgtgcctccacaccgctacaacggagacgtacttcccctcaaaaggaaggaacttcggtaacacatcctcgtcttcaccggatccactcttggttatctcttacctttacttgtgcaagctctttagtgtttcttcccttgcttgcttgtatgcttgttgttattgcatcatataggttgctcacctagttgcatatctagacaacctactttgatgcaaagtttagtttggtaaagaaaagtaaaaattggtagttgcctattcacccccccctctagtcaaccatatcgatcctttcaatggtCATCGTGCGTGCGACGGTGGAGAAGCTCATGCTGTTGGCGCCCTTCTCTTCTCATCTTCGGCACGGAGCCGTGGCGATACTTCTCGCTATCATCTTCCTCGAGCGCAGCTGGAACCAAGAAGAACTCCTTCCCCTCCACCAGTGCCGGATTGAGGCCTGAAGCAGCGGTATTTGCTTGTCGGAGCTTGTGGATCATGCCGCTGGCCGGAAACGTGTCCACTTCTGCGACTGATCTTCACTGGCGCGTGGTCCGATGTACAATGCGAGGCCGGCGTGGTGTTCTTCGGCGGCGCGTGCGACGCCGACCAACCGACATGCACGATGCCAACTTCCACGCCTCCTGTGCGCGGGGCGAGGCGGTGCTCCAGGGTTGCCGTGCGTGCTGTTGCGCGTCGCCGCCGTCGACGTCAGGTTATTACCCTGAGCGGGTCTTTGTGTTGCTAGTCATGTTGTTTCCGCCGTCCTCCGCATCGGCGTCAATGGGCACACACTGCTCCGGCTCGCCAAGCCGTATGCACATCAGGTGCTCGATCAAAAGCCAGGTCGGGCCATGGAGGTGGGTACAGAGGGGATGACGAGGTCGACGGGCCTTGAGCTCAACAGGTCATAGAAGCACAAAGGAGATTAGATAAGCTCAGTACGGGGCGTATTGGGTATGCTTGGACGCTTGTCGAGCAGCCAGGTAGACACCATGCGTGCGCTAAGGTGGGACGCGGCGGCACTCTGGATGGCCCTCGTCGACGTTCAATGATCATCCTTGCGCTGGCCATCTTCTCGCGGCAGGGTGCACACCAGGAACAGAAGACGACATCGGGGCGTTGAGGGCAAGCAGCACACCACTCAGATGTATGAAGTGGGGAAGATGAATATGACATGTAGGCCCATGGAGTCAGTGACAGAAACAATCGTTCCCAGCTGGGATTGTCCTTTTCCCGATGCAACAAACAGTGTAGGGTCGGTTTAGATTTGAAATTGACCGAGATTGGTGAATATAGGGTGCTAATTTCAGGGATTCAAAGTTAAGGGTTTGATTCAGACTATCTCTACGAGTTTAAGGTTTAAAATAGACTTTACTCACAATCTAATAATGCTCGGCGTCTGCCCCGTCCACGTCCCTGGATGGCGTAGCAAGCAATCCCAAGGGCCGGTGCATGCATGTGTGCCGTGAACAGTACACGCACTGCCCTAGCTACTCAGGCAAAATTCAAAGGCCGTCTCACGTTTCCACCACCCGGCAAAATACAGTGTGCACACGCCCTATACGCGGCGAACAGCAGATAGAGCAGCAGTTTGTGAAGTGTCATGCGCGCAGGGAAGAAGTGCCGGCGGGAAGGCATTCATCTGTCTGTGCATGCCTTTTTCATAGTCGCCCTTACTGTTGCTCACTAGCAGTGCGTTTTTTTACTAGCTTTTCATAGATGGTGTTGGCGTGTTGCGCCCGCGTGCATTGCCCTGTTGGCAAAATTTCATGTTTTGATCTTTTTTGAAATTTAATCGAAATCTGATCCTAGTTTGTAAAAAAAAATTGAAATCTGACCATTCTACTACCGACAGGGTCCATGACGGTAGGGTGTAACAGCCTGCCGCCGGACACCTTGACGGTAGGAAACATCCCTATCACCAAACAGGCTGGCGGTAGGCTATATAACCCTACTGCCAAGGTGACCGGCGATAGGTGCAAGCATACACTGTGTTTCATACTTAGCAATTTTTCCTGATAGAATGTGCAACCCTACCGTCAAGGTCTCTGATGATAGTAAAAAAGTCAGATCCTGAAATTTTTACAAATATGGGTCAGATCTCGATTAACTATCAGAAAAGGGTCAAAAACACGAAATTTGTCCGCCCCTGTTAGAGTAAGTTGCTTAAAAGGGTGCTTGGAtatgttttagtctcatgactaaaaatagtgggactaaaacttgctagcctcacccatgcttggatccaaatactaaagagactaaaatcaagttaatgagcatttattatcctccaaacccttcaattcagaactcgcatgtgttaaagagaggagttaaatgaggagaaagaggactaatccacattttagtaggggtaccctgaCTAAAacattttagtctcaagactagttttagtccCTCTTTAGTCagaggtgcttggaactttagccttttaaaaagactatttttagtcagactaaaataagtcccttaaatccaagcaccctctaagtcaGAACAAAGAAGAGAGCACGCCCACCATCGATTTCTGAGAGAGATTCTTTTTTTATGTTACAAAAATTACAGTGGGGCTTCTGTGCGTCGAGACGAGACGACTTGGCAGAAAAAGACAAGGAGCTAGCACTCCCGGCCGGGACACTGGGTAGACGACGCGCGCATGCGCACACACGACTCGTGGAGACAGTGCTTGAAGTTTCCCATTACTTTGCCTGCATGGATGTCCAACACCGCTGCTTTGTGTCCGCATGCAGAGGAACATGCTGTTCGATTCATCGACTACAAGAACTACTCGctccatttctaaatatttatctttctagatatttcaacaaataACTACATATAAAATAAAATGGGTGGATCTACactctagaatatgtctatatacatccgtatgttgtagtccatctaaaatgtctagaaagacaaatatttgggaacggagggagtactatactactgTACTCCTATATCCCAAGGCTTCGAGATGCACGCACGATCTTTGCTAAAGTTGCACAATCCCTAGAAATATTTCTACGCGTGCTCCTTATAAATATTCCCCCTGAATCTACGTAACTGGTGCTGTGATGGATGCATGCATCCATCGTTCTATACTACGCGTATTGCAAGTATACGTGCCATGGCATTCATTAGCTGGAAATGCCTCAGACTGTGTAGCCACCCTGCCTATTTTATCCTTTTCGGCTTCGATCGTTCTTCAAAGTTGATTACGTTGGAAACGGAAGTGTACGATGGATCGACCAGCTGGATGGAATACGTTGCTGGCCGTGGCCGAGCCACGTGTGCGCATCCCGTATGTCGTTGGATGGTGGCGCACATGCTAGCTGACTCAATTTCGGCGCCAAGTTAGCTAGCTACATGCATGCACGTACGATGTACCTCTATGCGTGCTATCCTGTGTACTACGTACAGTACGTTGAAAGCTGAGTAGGGTGCTAGCTAGCTCGATGCCGACTTCACTCCAAGAGTCgcatgttttcttttcttttttgttgctTCAGTGTGACGACATTTTGGGTCCGCATATGCTACCCAAGTGTGTGTTCATCCGTGATTCATTCAGCTGCCGCTGCCCAAGTATACATGTACGCTGGATATGCCGCTGAATAATTTCGTCCTGGTCAAAATGGCTTGCTACATATGGAGCATAGCATATCCCTGAATTATTTTGCCTGAATCATCTTAACTTGCTGCTAGCTAGCATATCCGGTAATGAATAATTTCGTCAGGATCATAGTATTAACTTGCTGGCATATGCGCGTCAAATTCTGATTTATATAGCGAGCATATGTTCTGTTTTCTGCGTTTCCCAATTCCCACCATGGAAAAAAAATCCGTACACGTCAGTTTTGGACAAAGGATCATTTGCATGTAGGTGCTGGatcactagtgtcaaaaaatgtctaacatcacgggacagagggagtactgtactgaattgcatgcatgcatggagcaACAATTAGGATCCAGTTGGTAGACATCACCCTAACTGGCATACTTGCCCTAGTGTAGCTTCTAGTTTCCCATCCAATGAACTGACCAGCGGTATAGGCTAGTGTGGCGAGCTACATACTGCTCTAGTCTACGTACATGCATGAGTTATATGCCATGAAATGAAATTCACGAGTTATATGACCAAGACACATATTTTCCCCGCCTGAAAAAAAAACAGTTCATTACACTATGGCTCCTTCTAGGTTAACTATTAAGCGAATTTAGGGAATGGAATTTATACGCGCACATACGTCCTACATGCATGCGATGTTTGAGGACCCTTGCTTTGGAGGCAAGGTATACAACTTTCATTCATTGCCGCAGCCTTCCACTATGGACCATATCACTACGACTTTATCTATCTACACTTCGAGGAGATTACAACAAAGTGATCAAATTTAGTCCGGTGCGGTTAGCTGTTGCTCAACGAATATGTTCTTTGCACGGCCGCCCAGCCGCCCGCCCGCCCGGCCGCCCGTCCACGATTTATCCTGATTCCCTCATGCCCCCGCGGTAGCCCGTCATTCATACATCCAATGACAGCAACAAATGGGAAATATTAGAAAAGGAGAGAGATTTGTCGTCTCTTTGATAGTTTCGTTATTTCCATGTGCTCTGTGTTTGCGAAATTCCTATTTCCATGTCGACCAATCAAGAATAATGCTAGCATGCTAGCTTGCAACTGCCGAgacgaaaaaagaaaagaaaatgtccATTGTTGTCTAGTGACAAAAAGCAGGTCCTCGAGGAAAAACTCTGATAAACTTCTCACGTAGACAAGACATGCATCCGGTGCTCTGCCGTCCACCTCACCTTATTCCTAGCTCGGCCGCCCTCCCGTCCAACCCGGCCGGTATATATCCCCCGCCCGCCTCCCCGATTCTCCTCATTCTCCACCTCTCCTCCAACCTCCTGACCGCAAGCACGCCGGCCAGCTCGACCGCGCCCCTCTCCGCGAGCCAAGCTAACTATCTACGAGCTAGCGGCATGGCCAAGGTGCACCCCAACGTCGCCGCGCCAGAGCTGCCGGCTGGAGGCAGGGCCGTCGTCGAGGAGCAGCAGCCCACGGTGCTGACGGTGTGGCGCAAGTCTCTGCTCTTCAACTGCGACGGCTTCACCGTCTTCGACTCCGCCGGCGGCCTCGCCTTCCGCGTCGACCGCTACGgctcctcgtcggggagccgacgcCGCGCCGAGGACGTCGTGCTCATGGACGCCGCGGGGAAGCCGCTCCTCACCGTGCGGCGCAAGATCAAGCTCGGCCTGGGCCTGGGGGAGCACTGGGTGGTGTACGAGGGCGACGCgagcgcctccgccaccgccgcgaAGCCGCTCCTCTCCGTGCGCCGTCACCACACCGGCCTCCGCCGCCGCGCGTCTGACAAGACGCTCGCGCACGTCACGCCGCTGGGGCCCTCTTCGGCCGGCGCCGACGCGGCCGCCTACGTCGTGGAGGGTTCGTACGGGCGGCGGAGCTGCGCGGTGCGGGACGCGCGCGGGGGCGCCCCCGTGGCGGAGGTGCGGCGGAAGGAGTCGGTGGGGGACGACGTGTTCCGGCTGGTGGTGCCTGACCACCGCCTGGGAACGGCGCTGTCCATGGGCGTCGTCGTCGCCCTCGACCAGATGTTCGGCGCCGCCTCGTCGCGGACGTCGCTGCTGCCCAGGAGCTGGTCGGCGTAGGAGGAGTACACTGGCCGCGGTAGGAGCCAGCTGGTGAAGCCGCTGACCTGGCGACCCCACACGGCAACAAGGTTCTTCGCAAGGGGAAAGCTACTGGCCCCACCTGTCGGCGTGAGCACAGTTTTAGGTGCAGATTGCCCCGCAGAATGTAGTAGCAAAGCAGAAGAGTAATTTTCATTTAAATTTAGAAAACAAGGCTACGGAGGCTGGATGCATGCATGACTTAGGAATCGGTGTATATACGGTCAGCCTCTGAAACTTGTTCATGGATGATGCTAAAAATACTATGTACATGGATCTGAAATGTCAGTGATATACTAAAGTGAATGCTTGCGTCACCGATCGTGTAAGGGCATCTTGAACGCCGACCCTTAAACCTCATGCATCCTTCCAAACTGCACTCTTCAAACCGCGAAAGCCATCCAACGTGATTCTGTATCAATCTACAACACGGTTTGAACGTACTTTCTCCCGTAAACAGTAGACAAACATGGGAGCTTTGCGGGAGTTCGGCCTGCTCCCACGCCCTCTTCTAACCACCCTGACCCACCCAAACCCTCCTTCCTCGTCAGTGCGTGTTCCCACTTGGCGCCAGCTGTCCGCATCCATGTCGTTGTAGAGCGCGCCGCTCCGCATTGAAGACGGCTCATGGCGGACATGACCTCTCACCGCCTTCGCCCTTGAAGCGGCGCGCAAGCCGAAGGCGCCGCCCGCGACGCATCTCCGATGTTCGTGCATGTTCAATGCCGGAGACGTGTGACTGTACGAGATGGGACAGATATATACCACGCCCGTTCAATGCCCTGTCTGTCCGTATGCCGCCATTAAGAAGGCTCACCGACCAAGAAACCCACTCCCACGCCGCGCATTGACGCACCGAAGGCCTGGCCTCACCGAAATCCGCTATTTGAAGGCGACCACACTCGGCTAAGTCTACTCCACAACACAAGCCACTCCACATCCTCCTCCCTTGCACTACGTCTGCCATGACTGCAGGCTAGCGAAGCACTGTGCGAGAGTCGCACACGGTGGCCGTCCTTGCCGTTGCCTGGGAGAGCCGCCACGCCAGGCGGATCGAGGCCGACTTGCTGGCCAGCTCACGTGAGGTCTCCGACGATGAGGACGACACCACGATGGAGACGGGCTCTGACAACACCGCCCCGACTCCCACGCCTCTTGTGTACGCAGGCTTCACCATGGAACAAGCGCACTACAACACCACCATGGCGGAGGTGCACCCTGCGCTGACACCTTTTTCGGCGTTTCAGCAGGCACGGGAGGAACAGTGGTACAAGTTGTTCCCTGGAGTAACACCGGCTAGCGGAGGGCCAGATCTACGGCGAGCGCACGAGAGAGGAGGCTATGGCGCCCATGGTCACGGCGAACCCCAAGTTCGTCGTGGAGCAGGGTGCGATCTACGATGCCGTCCGCACTCAAGCCGCCGCTCGCCAGAAAGAGGCAGCCACGGAGGCACAACTGCAGGCGATCGCGGAGGACAACAATGCTAGTTGTGCGTCTTACGTGCCACCGACGAACTATCGGGCGGCCTGGTGGGACGACAACATCGTCGGCGCCACCATTTCCATCGTGGGCCTCACGTCCACCAGCGACGGACAGGTCGCGGACTCCTGCGAGGATGAGTAGGCCACATGAGGCAGCAGGGCCTTAAGTCTCATGTGGGTCCAtctgcctcccgtgttctactcttccttgccggAGACGGCATCTTCACTTCACGGGTCCTATCGCCGGTGCTCATGAGATAGCGGATGGAGGACGACACAGGCTTGGTCGTCGGGCACCGCCACCATAGGATAGGTTTAGAGTCGGGTCGTTTTGTTTTTGTTCTAAATGTTCAAAATGTAATAAAAATCCATCGTATTTGTATGAAacccgtcatgtttatatgaaatccgtccatgtttgcatgaatttcatccggtttgttGAAAAAGTGTTTGCAATGCATGCGACTATGGTTGGATGACGGCCTCCCGCATTCGTGTCTGCGGACTGGTCCCCCCTGTCCGTGGagggatgcgggaggaaatttacGGCTTGCCATTGGAGATGCCCCAATGCAACAACATCTGCTACCCTTCGTGATTCATGCAATGTTTGCTTGGTAGTCCTCCCTAAGGCCTTGTTTGATTGTAGGGAAACCAATCCCTTAGTGGAACTAATCCTGTTGGTATACGGGAGATGTATGCACAGATCTACATATTGTTACTGAATATCTTTCACATACATATTTTGGACAGAAACGATTGTTCAGCATCTCATTGACTGTGTCTGCCAACGTCTTAAAGGGTGGAAGAAAACAATTCTTTCTATGCAGGGTAAGGAAATTTTGCTGAAGTCACTAGCTCAAGCAATTCCATCATATGCAATGTCAGTGCTTAAACTACCCAAAGGAATTTGTAAAAAATTACTGATGATATAACTAGATTGGTGGGGTGATAATGATGAGAGGAGGAAGATGCATTGGTTCACATGGTAGATAATGTGTGTACCGAAGAAAGAGGGTCTGGGATTTAGAGACCTACACGGTTCTAACCTTGCTATGTTATCAAAATAGCGTTGGCGACTTATTCAGAATCCGGACTCCTTATGTGCATGTGTGTTGAGTGCAGAGTATTATCTCGACGGGGACATATTGAAGGTCAGACCAAAGAAGTGATTTTCCTATACATGACAGAGTATTGTAGCAGGCATCCAAACTTTTCAAAGGGCTTGCATTTGGCGAGTGGCATCAGATTAAAAGATTAATATTTGGCAGGACTGGATCCCATCAAGCCCTTCATTGAAAGTTATCACCCCTAGAGGTGTAACTATGCTCAAATGTGTGGACAAAATCATATATCCTTACCATGTACGGTGGGATGAAACCTTGATAAGAGATATTTTTTTCTCCAGTAGATGCTCATAGAATCCTACAAATCCCGTTGAATGTACACCTCCTGAAGGATTTTGTCACAAGGAATTACACGCGATCAAAAACCTTCTCAGTACAATTGACATACCATGGAGAATTTGAGCATTAGTATGGCCAACTCCTTGTTCGTGGATATGGATAGGGAAATGTGTACACAAACACAATTTGGAAGGAGATCTAGAACCTCAAAATCccaggaaaaaataaaaaagttgcGTAGAAGATCCTAAAGGGATGGTTACCTTGCTATGGAATCCTTGCGAACAGACACATACCTCTTATCCCTCAATGTACGTTATATGCGATTGGAGTTGAGGACAATAAACATTGTCTGTTTATTTGCAAAAGGGCAAAAGAAGTCTGGGCAGAGTTGGGTTTACAAAGCACCATCATAGATGTTGTACGGCAGGATCGATCGGGGTCTGTTACTACTGAGACCTTATGTCAGACTaattcatgttggggaacgtagtaatttcaaaaaaattcctacgcacatgcaagatcatggtgatgcatagcaacgagaggggagagtgttgtccacgtaccctcgtagaccgaaagcggaagcgttagcacaacgcggttgatgtagtcgtacgtcttcacgatccgaccgaccaagtaccgaacgcacggcacctccgagttctacacacgttcaactcgatgacgtccctcgaattccgatccagccgagtgttgagggagagtttcgtcagcacgacggcgtggtgacaatgacgatgttctaccgacgcagagcttcgcctaagcaccgctacgatatgattgaggtggattatggtggaggggggcaccgcacacggctaagagatcaagagatcaattgttgtgtctttggggtgcccctgcccccatatataaaggagtggaggagagggagggacggccctctctatggcgcgccctaggggagtcctactcccaccgggagtaggattccccctttcctaatagaactaggagcccttccaagtagtaggagtaggagggaaggaaagggaagggaaaaggagaaggaaggaagggggtgcccccctccctagtccaattcggactagcccatggggaggggtgcggccaccctttgaggcatttctctcctttcccgtatagcccattaaggcccaatacgaattaccgtaactccctggtactcccgaaaatacctgaatcactcggaacctttccgatgtccgaatatagtcgtccaatatatcgatatttatgtctcgaccatttcgagactcctcgtcatgtccccgatctcatccgggactccgaactccttcggtacatcaaaacacataaactcataatataaccgtcatcgaactttaagcgtgcagaccctatgggttcgagaactatgcagaaatgaccgagacacgtctccggtcagtaaccaatagcggaacctggatgctcatattggctcctacatattctacgaagatctttatcgttgttccctttgtcatcggtatgttacttgcccgagattcgatcgtcagtatctcaatacctagttcaatctcattaccggcaagtctctttactcgttccgtaacacatcatcccgcaactaactcattagttgcaatgcttgcaaggcttatagtgatgtgcattaccgagtgggcccagagatacctctccgacaatcggagtgacaaatcctaatctcgaaatatgccaacccaacaagtaccttcggagacacctgtagagcatctttacaatcacccagttacgttgtgacgtttggtagcacacaaagtgttcctggtaaatgggagttgcataatctcatagtcataggaacatgtataagttatgaagaaagcaatagaaccaaactaaacgatcaagtgctatgctaatggaatgggtcaagtcaatcacatcattcgctaatgatgtgaccccgttaatcaaatgacaactcgtgtctatggctaggaaacttaaccatctttgattcaacgagctagtcaagtagaggcatactagtgacatattgtttgtctatgtattcacacatgtattatgtttccggttaatacaattctagcatgaataataaaaatttatcatgatataaggaaataaataataactttattatcgcctctagggcatatttccttcagtctcccacttgcactagagtcaataatctagttcacatcgccatgtgatttaacatcaatagttcacgtcaccatgtgattaacacccatag
It encodes:
- the LOC119297196 gene encoding protein LURP-one-related 8-like produces the protein MAKVHPNVAAPELPAGGRAVVEEQQPTVLTVWRKSLLFNCDGFTVFDSAGGLAFRVDRYGSSSGSRRRAEDVVLMDAAGKPLLTVRRKIKLGLGLGEHWVVYEGDASASATAAKPLLSVRRHHTGLRRRASDKTLAHVTPLGPSSAGADAAAYVVEGSYGRRSCAVRDARGGAPVAEVRRKESVGDDVFRLVVPDHRLGTALSMGVVVALDQMFGAASSRTSLLPRSWSA